A DNA window from Onthophagus taurus isolate NC chromosome 1, IU_Otau_3.0, whole genome shotgun sequence contains the following coding sequences:
- the LOC111413823 gene encoding protein disulfide-isomerase A6 homolog — translation MWKHFSFIIATLLIQTGIGTFTAEQNVVDLKEQDFDFAVGRGHEVWALFFYIPYNTHSENAIPAFKQAAKRMLGLAKFGSVNVDRYPILAHRFDIRKIPTMVVIDKDSEEIKYTGKMNATAIIDFIGAFLMRKVQYGKQKRLSDHKLVKELTDDEMIKNGKNGSTFWLIAFYDSKDNVTLVDYIKMIEYAAESLDDLVSVGAFDITKRSTPYNYDGIPTVVLFYGKRYDRYEVEYNGTTYGNKLVDFVLSKVKKPRIKELWTETLLTEVCQFKKYCLITFIPVYEKCNRECKEKTKSLIQDVANNFKTISAGWVLIRQGVMKMAEKLLDISPTNYPIFVAVEVKTLKTAHLTEKYNPDNINKMILDILSDGFTGRPIPLFDHLPDYRPWKRDEL, via the exons ATGTGGAAACATTTCTCATTTATAATCGCCACCTTACTAATTCAAACTGGAATCGGGACATTTACTGCTGAACaaaatgttgttgatttaaaagaaCAAGATTTCGATTTTGCTGTGGGACGAGGTCATGAAGTTTGGGCATTATTCTTTTATATACCTTATAATACGCACTCAGAAAATGCGATACCAGCTTTTAAACAAGCTGCAAAACGAATGTTGGGTCTTGCCAAATTTGGGTCTGTTAATGTAGATAGATACCCCATTCTAGCTCATAGATTTGATATAAGGAAAATACCCACCATGGTGGTTATCGATAAAGATtctgaagaaattaaatacacAGGAAAAATGAATGCTACAgcaataattgattttatcgGAGCTTTTTTGATGCGGAAAGTTCAGTATggtaaacaaaaaagattgaGCGATCATAAATTGGTGAAGGAGCTTACGGATGACGAGATGATTAAAAATGGCAAAAATGGATCCACGTTTTGGTTGATAGCGTTTTATGATTCAAAAGATAACGTTACGCTTGTTGATTACATTAAAATGATTGAGTATGCTGCTGAGAGTTTGGATGATTTAGTTAGTGTTGGAGCGTTTGATATCACGAAACGTAGCACACCGTATAATTATGATGGAATCCCTactgttgttttattttatggaAAAAGATATGATAG ATATGAAGTTGAGTACAACGGTACCACCTACGGTAACAAATTGGTGGATTTCGTTCTTTCAAAAGTAAAAAAGCCGCGAATAAAAGAATTATGGACTGAAACTCTTCTTACAGAAGTGTgtcaattcaaaaaatattgcCTGATAACTTTTATTCCCGTCTATGAAAAGTGTAATAGAGAATGCaaagaaaaaactaaaagtttaaTACAAGACGTTGCGAATAACTTCAAAACAATTTCCGCGGGATGGGTTTTAATTAGGCAGGGTGTGATGAAGATGGCAGAAAAATTATTGGATATCTCACCCACTAATTACCCAATATTTGTTGCCGTAGaagtaaaaacattaaaaacagcacatttaactgaaaaatataatccagataacattaataaaatgattttggaTATTCTTAGTGACGGTTTTACAGGGAGACCTATCCCATTATTCGATCATTTACCTGATTATAGACCATGGAAAAGAGATGaattataa
- the LOC139430315 gene encoding uncharacterized protein, with the protein MIKYFLVLLFTIVICSCAEIPKCNRQIPSILNYDKSKIRGVWHAIEVGNAPKSKKRCLHVTVTSENMFESGFVDGVLDEVHIPLYQLDSNSQYLAASREFPPTILSVVDTDYISYAVWFLCKNDHPQGGVLFITTRTRQPSADIIVNAHKSLLNTGFKGDKLNMFTVDQSHC; encoded by the exons atgattaaatattttttggtatTATTGTTTACGATTGTTATATGTTCTTGTGCGGAAATACCAAAGTGCAATCGACAAATACCATCTATACTCAATTATGACAAATCTAAG ataCGAGGAGTATGGCATGCGATAGAAGTGGGAAATGCACCTAAAAGCAAAAAGAGATGTTTACATGTTACTGTTACCTCTGAAAATATGTTCGAAAGCGGCTTTGTAGATGG TGTTCTAGATGAAGTTCATATTCCATTATATCAACTGGATTCGAATTCGCAATACCTAGCAGCATCACGTGAATTTC CCCCAACCATTTTATCTGTAGTCGATACAGATTACATATCTTATGCAGTTTGGTTCTTATGTAAAAATGATCACCCACAAGGAG gtgtATTGTTTATTACAACAAGAACTCGTCAACCAAGCGCTGATATAATAGTAAATGCTCACAAATCCTTATTGAACACAGGATTTAAAGGTGACAAATTAAACATGTTCACTGTTGATCAATCTCAttgttaa